Proteins from a genomic interval of Niabella soli DSM 19437:
- a CDS encoding anthranilate synthase component I family protein has product MTRTISDPALIKEKVLNWLHRFSTFCFLDSCALPGQSLDFIAGAGAVSAFEASQNDALEAFGEYQKKRQGKWLLGHLGYELNTSGPEALSNKTDQLLFPDICFFEPEIVLQLKEGILEIDAADPAAVYDAILNIPADTTAVGSPVVLQPRVKKAAYLQAIEALQKHIHRGDCYEINYCIEFFAEDTVIDPFTIYRQLTKKTPAPFAGLYRLQDKWLVCASPERFLKKTGSNIISQPIKGTLPRHAQDGVLLAGERENLLNSQKDRAENVMVVDLVRNDLSRICREGSVRVDELFGIYSFAQVHQMVSTVSGVLPDNYAFPDMLKATFPMGSMTGAPKVSVMKLIDQHEQAKRGIFSGSIGYISPDGDFDLNVVIRSLMYNHSTKYLSCKVGSGITIYSEAAKEWEECLLKAKAIEEVLKG; this is encoded by the coding sequence ATGACGAGGACGATTTCTGATCCTGCTTTAATTAAAGAGAAGGTGCTAAACTGGTTACATCGGTTTAGCACCTTTTGCTTTTTGGACTCCTGCGCGCTTCCGGGGCAAAGCCTTGATTTCATTGCCGGGGCGGGCGCAGTGTCTGCTTTTGAGGCTTCGCAAAATGATGCATTAGAAGCTTTTGGTGAATACCAGAAAAAAAGACAGGGGAAATGGCTGCTGGGTCATTTAGGGTATGAGCTAAATACCAGCGGACCGGAGGCCCTTTCTAATAAAACAGACCAGCTTTTATTCCCTGATATATGCTTTTTTGAACCTGAAATAGTGCTGCAGTTAAAGGAGGGTATATTGGAAATTGATGCAGCGGATCCTGCTGCGGTATATGATGCCATCCTGAATATACCAGCAGATACAACTGCAGTTGGCAGCCCGGTGGTGTTGCAACCGAGGGTAAAGAAAGCGGCCTATCTGCAGGCAATTGAAGCACTGCAAAAGCATATTCACCGCGGCGACTGTTATGAGATTAACTATTGCATCGAGTTTTTTGCCGAAGACACGGTGATTGATCCGTTTACAATTTACCGCCAACTTACAAAAAAAACCCCGGCGCCGTTTGCCGGCCTGTACCGGTTACAGGATAAATGGCTGGTCTGTGCCAGCCCTGAACGGTTTCTGAAAAAAACGGGGAGCAATATTATTAGTCAACCCATTAAAGGAACGCTGCCGCGCCATGCGCAGGATGGAGTGCTTTTGGCCGGAGAGCGGGAGAATTTATTGAACAGCCAAAAGGACCGGGCAGAAAATGTGATGGTAGTGGACCTGGTGCGTAATGATCTTTCAAGGATCTGCCGGGAGGGATCGGTGCGTGTTGACGAACTTTTTGGAATTTATAGTTTTGCGCAGGTGCACCAGATGGTCTCCACTGTTTCGGGTGTGCTTCCTGATAATTATGCTTTTCCGGATATGTTGAAAGCAACCTTCCCAATGGGTTCGATGACCGGAGCGCCTAAGGTTAGCGTAATGAAACTGATCGATCAGCATGAACAAGCCAAACGCGGCATCTTTTCCGGGTCGATCGGGTATATAAGCCCTGACGGGGATTTTGACCTGAATGTGGTGATCCGGAGCCTGATGTATAATCACTCCACAAAGTATCTATCCTGTAAGGTAGGGTCTGGTATTACGATTTACAGCGAAGCGGCAAAAGAATGGGAAGAATGCCTGTTAAAAGCTAAAGCGATTGAAGAAGTGCTGAAGGGGTGA
- a CDS encoding adenylosuccinate synthase codes for MIDVILGLQWGDEGKGKIVDFFAKDYDVVARFQGGPNAGHTLYRNGEKLVLRQIPSGIFNQGKINLIGNGVVLDPVSLEQECQQLTKFEGDLKKNLYVSERTNLIIPTHRALDKASEQAKGKGKIGSTLKGISPAYMDKTGRNALRVGDILNPDFKNMYEALKEKHYVILNTYGFDEDISQDEQEFFKSIEFLKTLNIVNGEYFINKLLKEGKKVLAEGAQGSMLDVDFGTFPFVTSSNTISAGVCNGLGVAPQYIKEVIGITKAYCTRVGSGPFPSELENEDGQRLRDIGREYGAVTGRPRRCGWIDLVALNFACMINGVTQLVMTKADVLDHFEKLEVCTAYSLDGKSITEIPLRLDLADYKPEFKAFDGWHADITQTKSYAELPEKMKIYIDFINEYLGVGVRYISNGPERDQLIKI; via the coding sequence ATGATAGATGTAATTCTGGGTCTGCAATGGGGTGATGAAGGAAAAGGAAAAATTGTGGACTTCTTTGCAAAAGATTATGATGTGGTAGCCCGTTTCCAGGGCGGACCAAATGCCGGGCACACCCTGTACCGCAACGGGGAAAAACTGGTGCTGCGCCAGATACCTTCCGGTATTTTCAACCAAGGAAAAATTAATCTTATCGGGAACGGCGTCGTGCTGGACCCTGTGTCTTTAGAACAGGAATGCCAGCAGTTGACCAAATTTGAGGGGGATCTGAAAAAGAACCTGTATGTATCTGAACGGACCAACCTGATCATCCCCACGCACCGGGCGCTGGACAAAGCTTCTGAACAAGCTAAGGGGAAAGGGAAAATAGGCTCAACGCTAAAAGGGATCAGCCCTGCGTATATGGACAAAACCGGCCGCAATGCTTTGCGGGTGGGCGATATCCTGAATCCTGATTTCAAAAACATGTACGAGGCATTAAAAGAAAAACATTATGTAATCCTGAATACTTATGGTTTTGATGAAGATATCAGCCAGGACGAACAGGAGTTCTTTAAATCCATCGAATTCCTTAAAACATTGAATATTGTTAACGGCGAATACTTTATTAATAAATTGTTGAAGGAAGGCAAAAAAGTATTGGCAGAAGGCGCCCAGGGAAGTATGCTGGACGTTGATTTTGGCACCTTCCCGTTTGTAACATCCTCCAACACCATTTCGGCAGGTGTATGTAACGGATTGGGTGTGGCGCCACAATACATTAAAGAAGTTATTGGTATTACAAAAGCTTATTGCACCCGTGTGGGCAGCGGTCCCTTTCCGTCAGAACTGGAGAATGAAGATGGTCAGCGTTTGCGCGATATTGGGCGGGAATACGGAGCCGTTACCGGTCGCCCGCGACGTTGCGGATGGATCGACCTGGTGGCGTTGAACTTTGCCTGCATGATCAACGGGGTTACCCAACTGGTTATGACCAAGGCAGATGTGTTGGATCATTTTGAAAAACTGGAAGTGTGCACCGCTTATTCCCTGGACGGAAAATCAATTACCGAAATCCCGCTGCGTTTGGACCTGGCTGATTACAAGCCTGAGTTTAAAGCGTTTGATGGCTGGCACGCCGATATCACTCAAACAAAATCCTATGCGGAACTGCCGGAAAAGATGAAGATCTATATTGATTTTATTAACGAATATCTGGGGGTAGGAGTGAGGTATATATCCAACGGGCCCGAGAGAGACCAGCTAATTAAAATTTGA
- a CDS encoding RelA/SpoT family protein, which yields MKTVEQKPKYSLNEEQEKKLILREYRSLLRALKDKIKPGDKDIIRHAFEMAAEAHSSMRRKSGEPYILHPIAVARICVEEIGLGVRSTVCALLHDTVEDTDITLQDIEREFGSEIARIVDGLTKISNVIDATASQQAENFKKILLTLTDDPRVILIKLADRLNNMRTLDSMKREKQLKIASETVYVFAPLAHRMGLYSIKTELEDLAMKYLEPDTYKEIARKLSETRRDRTRYINEFIKPIKENLEKNKFDFEIYGRPKNIHSIWNKMKKKGVTFEEVYDLFAIRIILNSPPDREKEDCWKVYSLITDEYTPSIERLRDWVSNPKSNGYEALHTTVMGPRGKWVEVQIRTRRMNEIAEKGLAAHWKYKEGAPDSHRDENRFDKWFQQIREALTNPDADSVDFLQDFKMSFLTEEIYIYTPKGDIKMLPVGSTALDFAFSIHTAIGSKTIGAKVNHKLVPISYKLKSGDQIEIITSNKQTPSEDWLSFVVTAKAKNKVKEALKEEKKKVADEGRYTVQRKLEGMGVTMHQGNIDELVHFYKLNSNLELFYQVAIKNIDLKELKEFKVIGDRIEYPKPVKIVQENRIESHTPSPSSGNKADTELIIFGESSDKIMYHLANCCKPIPGDDVFGFITTGKGLAIHRTNCPNAPKLLANYGHRIVKTKWAKNKEISFLTGVKIIGMDDVGVVSKITNLISAELKINIAALTIEASDGLFEGNIKVFVHDKEELDELANRLKNLDGIESVERYDTEDIPGK from the coding sequence ATGAAAACGGTAGAACAAAAACCTAAATACAGTCTTAACGAAGAGCAGGAGAAAAAACTCATTTTAAGAGAATACCGGTCGCTGTTGCGGGCCTTAAAGGATAAAATAAAGCCGGGCGACAAAGATATTATCCGGCATGCTTTTGAAATGGCGGCGGAGGCGCATAGCAGCATGCGGCGTAAAAGCGGGGAACCTTATATCCTGCACCCGATAGCCGTTGCCAGGATCTGCGTGGAAGAGATCGGCCTGGGCGTTCGCTCTACTGTTTGTGCCCTGTTACATGATACTGTGGAAGATACTGATATTACATTGCAGGATATCGAACGCGAGTTTGGTTCCGAGATCGCACGCATTGTAGACGGGCTTACCAAAATATCCAATGTAATAGATGCCACCGCTTCACAACAGGCAGAGAATTTTAAAAAGATCCTGCTTACGCTTACCGATGACCCAAGGGTGATCCTGATCAAACTGGCAGACCGGCTGAATAACATGCGTACACTGGACAGCATGAAGCGGGAAAAGCAATTGAAGATCGCTTCTGAAACCGTTTATGTTTTTGCGCCCCTGGCCCACCGCATGGGGCTGTACAGCATAAAAACGGAACTGGAAGACCTGGCGATGAAGTACCTGGAGCCGGATACTTACAAAGAGATCGCTAGAAAATTATCAGAAACCAGGCGCGATCGTACCCGGTACATCAATGAATTTATCAAACCCATTAAGGAGAACCTGGAGAAAAATAAATTTGATTTCGAAATATATGGTCGCCCTAAGAACATCCATTCCATCTGGAATAAAATGAAAAAGAAGGGGGTGACGTTTGAAGAAGTGTATGATCTTTTTGCCATCCGGATCATTTTAAACTCGCCGCCCGATCGGGAAAAAGAAGATTGCTGGAAAGTGTATTCATTGATCACTGACGAATATACACCTTCCATCGAGCGCTTGCGGGATTGGGTAAGCAACCCTAAATCCAACGGGTATGAAGCGTTGCACACAACAGTGATGGGCCCCCGGGGCAAATGGGTGGAAGTGCAGATCCGCACCAGGCGCATGAACGAGATCGCTGAAAAAGGATTGGCCGCGCATTGGAAATATAAGGAAGGCGCTCCCGATAGCCACCGGGATGAAAACCGCTTTGATAAATGGTTTCAGCAGATCCGCGAAGCGCTGACCAACCCGGATGCGGATAGTGTGGATTTCCTGCAGGATTTCAAAATGAGCTTCCTCACGGAAGAAATTTATATCTATACGCCTAAAGGTGATATAAAAATGCTGCCGGTAGGCAGTACGGCGCTGGACTTTGCTTTTTCTATTCACACGGCCATCGGGTCAAAAACCATCGGCGCAAAAGTGAATCATAAGCTGGTGCCCATCAGCTATAAATTAAAAAGCGGGGATCAGATCGAGATCATCACCAGTAATAAGCAAACGCCCTCTGAAGACTGGCTTTCATTTGTTGTTACAGCTAAAGCCAAAAACAAGGTAAAGGAAGCGCTTAAGGAAGAAAAAAAGAAAGTGGCGGACGAGGGGCGGTATACCGTTCAGCGGAAGCTGGAGGGGATGGGTGTAACCATGCACCAGGGAAATATCGATGAACTGGTCCATTTTTATAAATTGAATTCAAATCTTGAATTATTTTACCAGGTAGCGATAAAGAATATCGATCTGAAAGAGCTGAAAGAATTTAAAGTGATCGGTGATCGTATTGAATATCCCAAACCCGTTAAGATCGTTCAGGAAAACCGGATCGAAAGTCATACGCCCTCGCCCTCGTCAGGCAATAAGGCCGATACGGAGCTGATCATTTTCGGGGAAAGCAGCGACAAAATTATGTACCACCTGGCTAACTGTTGTAAGCCTATCCCGGGGGATGATGTATTTGGGTTTATTACTACCGGCAAGGGGCTGGCCATCCATCGCACCAATTGCCCCAACGCACCCAAGCTGCTGGCCAATTACGGGCACCGCATCGTAAAAACGAAATGGGCGAAGAATAAGGAGATTTCTTTCCTTACGGGGGTTAAGATCATTGGGATGGATGATGTGGGCGTTGTAAGTAAAATTACCAATCTGATCTCGGCAGAACTAAAAATAAATATTGCCGCACTGACTATTGAAGCCTCTGACGGGCTTTTTGAAGGAAATATAAAGGTATTTGTACACGATAAAGAAGAACTGGACGAACTGGCCAACCGCCTGAAAAACCTGGATGGGATCGAATCCGTGGAACGCTATGATACGGAAGATATTCCGGGGAAGTAG
- the tig gene encoding trigger factor encodes MATVTQEKIGPLHEKISVTLDKADYLPGFEKSLKEYSKKANIPGFRPGKVPSGLIKKMYGPSLFVDEVLRSIDKEVVQYLDTNKINIFAQPLPLENDLTKLDVSNPQAYDFHFEIGLKPDFKLPDLAKAALTGYNIDITDEMVNEELERLQNRYGNMTDKEAVEGDDNVLNVTFEETGADGAVIEDGIKKENSLLAKYFAPKTRKELMGKKAGDTITIKLGDAFEEKELDFIAPDLGLNKDEAATKDKTFNLVITKVGLLEKRELNEEFFTQLYPGSDVKTADDLKAKIKEEIFNYWAAQSRNQVQDQIFHYLVDDTKIEFPEAFLKNWLITQNSQQQEGENPQPAKTAEQIEAEIPTFLNQLKWTLITEKIVAENEIQVTPDEIRDFAKQQLFQYMGNNMGPVEDQPWIVDYINKMMKDRKYVEDAYGRLQSQKIFEWAETKVRPKGKSINADDFAKLVSEHQHHHH; translated from the coding sequence ATGGCTACAGTAACACAAGAAAAAATTGGCCCGCTCCACGAAAAGATCAGTGTAACGCTTGATAAAGCAGACTACTTACCTGGTTTTGAAAAATCATTAAAAGAATATAGTAAAAAAGCCAATATTCCCGGCTTCCGCCCCGGGAAAGTTCCTTCCGGATTAATAAAGAAAATGTACGGTCCTTCTCTTTTTGTGGATGAAGTGCTCCGCTCTATTGATAAGGAAGTGGTACAGTACCTGGATACCAACAAGATCAACATTTTCGCCCAGCCCCTGCCGCTGGAGAATGATCTGACCAAACTGGATGTAAGCAATCCGCAGGCTTATGATTTTCATTTTGAAATTGGTCTGAAACCCGATTTTAAATTGCCTGACCTTGCCAAGGCCGCCCTTACCGGTTACAATATTGATATTACTGATGAGATGGTAAACGAAGAGCTCGAAAGGCTGCAGAACCGTTATGGCAACATGACCGATAAAGAAGCAGTGGAAGGCGATGATAACGTTTTAAACGTAACGTTTGAAGAAACAGGAGCCGACGGCGCTGTGATTGAAGACGGTATAAAAAAAGAAAATTCACTGCTGGCAAAATACTTCGCTCCTAAAACCCGGAAAGAATTAATGGGTAAAAAAGCCGGCGACACCATCACAATAAAACTGGGTGACGCTTTTGAAGAAAAGGAGCTTGATTTTATTGCACCGGACCTTGGCCTGAACAAAGACGAAGCGGCAACAAAAGATAAGACATTTAACCTGGTGATCACTAAAGTGGGGCTTTTGGAAAAGCGGGAATTGAATGAAGAATTCTTTACCCAGTTGTACCCTGGTAGCGATGTAAAAACAGCAGACGATCTGAAAGCAAAAATAAAAGAAGAAATTTTCAACTACTGGGCGGCTCAAAGCCGTAACCAGGTGCAGGATCAAATCTTCCATTACCTGGTGGACGACACAAAAATTGAGTTTCCTGAAGCTTTTTTGAAAAACTGGCTTATTACACAGAACAGCCAGCAGCAGGAGGGTGAAAATCCGCAGCCTGCAAAAACCGCCGAGCAGATCGAAGCGGAAATTCCTACCTTCCTTAACCAACTGAAGTGGACGCTTATCACCGAAAAAATTGTGGCTGAAAACGAGATCCAGGTGACTCCGGATGAGATCAGGGATTTTGCAAAACAGCAACTGTTTCAATATATGGGCAACAACATGGGCCCTGTTGAAGACCAGCCCTGGATTGTGGACTATATCAATAAAATGATGAAGGACCGCAAGTATGTTGAAGATGCTTATGGCCGCTTACAATCGCAAAAAATATTTGAATGGGCTGAAACAAAAGTACGCCCCAAGGGAAAATCGATCAATGCCGATGATTTTGCCAAATTAGTGAGTGAGCACCAGCATCACCACCATTAA
- a CDS encoding metallophosphoesterase family protein: protein MKRKDFLKAASPLFLLLANGNIVKAGNELQSFLGKKKRLRFAIASDLHYGQEKTDYDNFLKTVITKINAAHVVQPFDFCMLNGDIVHNDPKHYPAAKALIEQLKMKWYVTPGNHDQVTAEQWMQIWNSPVNYTFTARETVFLAATTSDEKGKYICPNLGWMRQQLEQHQHAKNIFIIIHINPAKLTANAVDCPEFLELVKQHKNVRAILNGHDHDQDGILKRDGIPFIFDAHVGGNWGTDYKGFRIVELLDNNDVLTYIMNPDVKINSATLQV from the coding sequence ATGAAACGCAAAGATTTTTTAAAGGCGGCTTCCCCTTTATTCCTGTTGCTGGCCAATGGAAACATTGTTAAAGCCGGTAACGAGCTACAGTCCTTCCTGGGGAAAAAGAAGCGCCTTCGGTTTGCCATTGCTTCCGACCTGCATTACGGGCAGGAAAAAACAGACTATGACAATTTTTTGAAAACGGTCATAACCAAGATCAATGCAGCCCATGTCGTACAACCTTTTGATTTTTGTATGTTAAACGGTGATATTGTGCATAATGATCCCAAACACTACCCGGCTGCAAAAGCACTGATCGAACAATTGAAAATGAAATGGTATGTAACGCCCGGGAATCATGATCAGGTAACGGCGGAACAATGGATGCAGATATGGAACAGCCCGGTGAATTATACCTTTACGGCAAGGGAAACGGTTTTCCTGGCCGCAACCACTTCCGACGAGAAAGGAAAATATATCTGCCCGAACCTGGGCTGGATGCGGCAGCAACTGGAGCAGCATCAGCACGCGAAAAACATCTTTATAATCATTCATATAAACCCAGCCAAACTCACTGCTAATGCTGTTGATTGCCCCGAGTTCCTGGAGCTGGTAAAACAGCATAAGAATGTACGCGCTATCCTTAATGGTCACGATCATGATCAGGACGGTATTTTAAAGCGTGATGGAATTCCCTTTATTTTTGATGCGCATGTAGGCGGCAACTGGGGAACGGATTATAAAGGATTCCGTATAGTGGAATTGCTGGATAATAACGATGTGCTTACCTATATTATGAACCCGGATGTAAAAATAAATAGTGCTACGTTGCAGGTATAG